The window taaataaCCATTGCCAAACTTATTCCTATTGGGACCACCAATAGGCATGGTTTAATGCTTTCTTTCTCCAAAACTCCAAAGAAAGCCATTCcctgattattttattttgataactctattaatactataaaaataccaaattggTTCCGTCAATAGTAGGATTACCTTGGTTGTATTACTGAACTCCTTCATCTACACCCTATGGTTGAAAAGGGCTACAAACTTTTCAAATAGAATTTCAAAGAtaccaagaaagaaaagaaatttcccCCAATGCTtatgttttatttcaaattctttGTGTCTTAGGTATGCTCGTGGTACTTTGACTATAATGACCAAAATActcatataattttgataagAAAATACAAAGTCAAATGGTGGGACTCTTTTGAggcaaaaaataaatgctttgaaTCTGCTGTAATGTTATGGTTTTCTTCAAACAATAGACATGGCATTAAAAAACCACCACCTCTACAAGACTAGTCTCAATCCCTTTTTCTCGCCCAAAAAGCCCATGCCTCAGTACTTTTGGCAACTGCCAAGTCCAAAGAAGAATGTTTTGAGGTCATGAAACAACTCTTAAATAGTGGAAAAGGAGAATTTATGTTTTCCTCTTTTTCAGCCTCTTCATCCTCAAGATCATATACTCCTCCCAGTAATGAAAATGAATATGATTACTATGGCATCCTACAATGTTTACAGAGTCCATaaacaaaaaagtattttcaagaTCTTTTAGGCTCTCTTGTTTTGAGCCCTTCTTATAGGCTTagtcttttcattttcaaactCTTTTTTCAGGCCCATTGTTTTAGGTCTTTTTCTATAAAATCTCATGATGCTACTAAACAACAAATCAACTATCGGTGAATAAGAAGacaataaagaaaaaccccATAAAATTTAAAGGCAATTTCCATGATTGTTGTCTCTTAGCATAGGGAACAAGAACATATAGCCAACTAAAAAGCGCCACAAAGAATCTTCAGCCTTTCAAAAAGTCTTTTGGCCTCTTTCATGACAGCTCCACTATAAAAAAAGACCTCATAAGCTTCAAAAGGCAGAGcaaaatacactaaaaaaaattctttgtaaACACACTCTTGTAACCAATATCTCCTGTATTAATTTCTATACAAATTTAAGTAAGATTCTTTACTTTAGATCTCATTATCCTACTATATATTTACATTTCTGCAAAATTAATATGCTATGTGTTTGTTAGACTTTAgagctctctctccctctctctctctctctctctctctttctctctctctctctctctctctctatatatatatatatatatatatatatatatatatatatatatatatatattaggtatttttattaaaaacaaaagctatAAAAAATGGGCATgggaataaaacataatttttagattCTAGTCATCGAAAAAGAAGATGGTTTAAACAACGTGTCATTTACTTCAATCTTCTTACAAATGGGCCTAAAACGCTTGGCCTAAGTGTGCATGCTAGGCTcgcttgactttttttttaatttctttacattttttttagttttttttgtgatagacaatctttatatttaagttcttaaattgttattttttcttataaaaaacattaaaataatcataaGGAATTTTTAAgtctttaaattataaaaatcattgaaattatgttaaaattatattctataattattaatataatgttGATGATAAAGACTAaccttaataaattttcaaaccaaataaaatactaaatttacttgtgaaatgaggtttttttagaaaataataaatgtataGTTATTAGTAATTTATACGGTAtaacatgttaaataaaatatatttattctcattaaatattaacaaaattataaaattcaataaatcaaGATGTTCACCAATaataaatgtatatatattttgcttttattaggttaattgtaccatttcttctttttcccaaTAAGCACATTTGTTAGTAACTTTGTGTCACACTTCCACACTAAACTAGTAATAAACATGAATGATAAAGAATATCtacatgttatatatatatatatattaaatgctaaaattataaatattatacatgtgtgtgtgttttatatcaatattgCGATATGTATATATCatgttgtattaaaaatatttaaatgttctataaatatatctataatataaatatatatctcGACTTGGGCTTAGGCAAGTTTCAGATTGGATTTAATATTACACATACTTTATCCAGTATATATTAGGATAAGGTAACTATCCAAATAATACCCACTAATTCAAGTCAAGTTAGGTCAGGtcgatatttttttagtttggattAAATTGTTGTCTATACTAGTAAATATCATCTTTAAGCCTATTAAGTTGTGAGGGATTCAGAATAGAATCATGGCATATGTACCGACCAGTTTCACCAAATAGGCTAAACTAGATATTTGACTCGCGCTTCACTGTggattaaataatgtttttttggaaaaaaaacataagcatACTTTTTCAACGtttcttttgaataaaaaaatattaatcataaataaataaaaaagcataaacatgcatttaattaaataaatcaagaatcatTTGTGCcaataaatacagaaaaaagTGTTAACGCATCTATAAGATTAAATGTCCCCTTTGGGCCCATTAAGTTATGAGGGATTTAGAATAAAATCATGGCATATGCACCGACCAGTTTCACCAAATAGGCTAAACTAGCTATTTGACCCGCGCTTCGTCATggattgaataatgttttttggcaaaaaacaaatatatgcaACCTTTTCAACATttcttttaactaaaaaaaatcctaatcataaataaataaataaataaaagcatatacaagcatttaattaaataaaacgaATCATTTATGTCAATAAAtatgaaacacaaaaaaatctaatgcaAAAGAATGAATAAGTAGGTGTTGTTAACGTGTTTTTTGACatcgagtaaaaaatataactataaattgaaaatccaatgcttatatttaataaaataaaagaaggatCATGtgcattaataaaaacatatatgatctcaagttaatttttaatatagtagaAAAATGGAACATTATTGTGAGTGTGTTTCACTACCTCATGATTGATACAATCCATACTACACCAAATAATCTATTAGAAGTTCCAATCAGGCCAATTATAAGATCCTGAGAATAATTATACATAAATGTTCTaacttttttaacttttgtagCTGGAcgttttaactttttatttttatcaattgagtCCCTCTCTCAACAAGAGCACGGTCTATCGGATCCCTTGTGcaacttatataattttttttctatttaaattaaatttatttatttagattattgtcattatacaatattaataaaaccctaaccctcttctcttttatttttatatttttctttatatttttaaattattttacatcatatcaaaatataatttaataaaacgaAGCTTAAAGATGCATTTAATGAGCTTATTTAGAGTAATTGATCCAAAGTGAATTTCAATAAAGTTACAACTTCAACAAGTGATGATTAGAtcttaatcaatctaatatatgtGCATGGGGAGTTCGATCCATCTACAACATGGGCCTCATTATTTCACAATGATAAGCTAATTAATTTTGGCATTAGAGGCGGTTTGGGGTTTGTTTTTACTAATACATAGTTTTACtctaacaattataatttttaaatcataattggTAACAATGCATTAGGTTGAAATTTTACCTGGagttttcaaaggtatttttctatttttacttaaaatactAAAGCAATCAGAGACCAGAAAGGCTTTGCGATAAGGTTTAGAAGCTACTACGCAAAAATTGTATTAGTTTCCTAGTTGattcaggattttttttcttattttatttagaactcttttattatttttccagcattgtttataaagtttttacttattataaatagggttatttagcttatatttagggtttttttagggGATAGACTTTAATTTCAGTAACTATTATTGTGTGTGTGAGAGGTTTTGCTCATACCTTTTGGTTCTTCATTAAACTGTtatgacttatcaaagaattaatCAAGCTTTataatgtcttctatactcttgTTCACGTCTTTTTATAAGCGATGAGTGAGGGTTCGATTACTTTTAGTTTTGGTGTCTCAGCACAGGTTATCGTTGTGTCAAGGTCAATTCCAAACATGATCATAACTTTCTTGACAATAGTTAGTTTAAATGTTGGTTTCCATAGCTTTATATTCGTGGGATTCACATCAATAATTATGTTAACCGATAAATATAAAGATGTTATTTATACTaaacaaataaatcttaaaatttacgGCCAATAAATTGAGAAATAGTTGTTAATGGCAatgaaattctaaaataaaaagacaaccattttcttaaaagtaaaagataaataaatatgacttacactttttttttcccctctaatGAATGACTAGCTTAAGCATCAATTTCTTCAGCGATGACATAATATCTTCTCCATGAAAACTTTTCGAGGCCTAGATATATAAATACACCCAGATACCCAACACCACGCAAGGAAACTAAAAGACACAACTAGGTCTAGAAGCTAATGAGTAATTTCTAGCTAGACAATCCCAATAATTCTTTTAACcgagaaatataaaaatgttatttatacaaaacaaaataaatctaaaaatgtaTAGCCAATAAATTAAGAAAGAGCTATTAATGGCAatgaaattctaaaataaaaagataagcaTTCCTCTGGGagtaaaagataaataaatatgaaatctaacctcaattttttcctttgattaagataatttttttaatcttaatggCCATTGTTTCTCAccaagaataaataatttttatttttaaaaagaaattttacttatataaaatataaattaaaatttatagaaattataataatatcataaaaatattaaacacatacaaaattataataatatggCTTCATGAGTGGAGCTGTCTACAAAAAACTATCTCATTCACTTTCGGTCCCTGGTCCTCTTAGCTGGCCAAGCACTGTAATGTTTGGTAACAATGGATGCAGTTGAAAACGAGAGTAGCCGCGCTCGCATTAGGTTGCCAATGAAACAACGCGCTATTTACCTGTCATGTCACCACTTGCCACTTTCAATTCTCAACCCACTCTCCGCGTAGCTTCCCTCCCTAAGATTTCAACACTTCCCTGAGACTATATATACCCAATCTCCTCCTCCGTTTCTCTCCACTCACAAAATCCTCTCTTCCATCACTACCGATCATCAGATCAATCATGGCCTCCTTTCTTTCTTCACATTCTCTTCTTCAACTTGTTCTGTTAATCTCTATTATACAATTCAGCTCAGCAGCAAGGACCTTCTCCGTGTCAGATCAAAGCCAAGATCCCTTGTTATTTCAATACCACAATGGCCCTCTTCTTACCGGTGAAATTTCGATCAACTTGATCTGGTATGGCAAGTTCAAGCCATCTCAGCGTGCCATTGTCTCAGATTTTATTGCCTCTGTCTCTTCTAGAAGACCCACAACAGCCCAACCCTCTGTTGCCACGTGGTGGAAAGCTACTGAGAAATATTACAACCTTGTCAAGACGAAGAAAAcctctcctcttctcctctctGTAGGAGCACAGATTTTAGACGAGAGCTATTCATTGGGGAAATCGCTCTCCAGCAAGCAAATCGTGCAGCTAGCATCGAAGGGTGGTCAAAAGGGTGCAATCAACGTTGTTTTGACATCATCCGATGTTGCTGTTGAAGGGTTTTGCTCTAGTAAATGTGGTACTCATGGGTCCTCTTTGAGTGCTAAAACAATCAACGGTAAGAGATCGAAATTTGCTTACATTTGGGTTGGTAACTCTGAGACTCAATGCCCCGGTCAATGTGCGTGGCCATTCCACCAGCCAATCTATGGACCACAGAACCCTCCATTGGTTGCACCCAACAATGATGTGGGTCTCGATGGTATGGTAATCAATCTGGCTAGTCTTTTGGCTGGGACTGCAACAAACCCATTTGAAAATGGCTATTTCCAGGGTCCGAAGGAGGCTCCTCTTGAGGCCGCATCTGCTTGTCCTGGGGTCTATGGTAAGGGTGCGTATCCTGGTTATGCTGGGGATTTGTTAGTGGACTCTACAACTGGTGCTAGCTATAATGCTCATGGTGTTAATGGAAGGAAATACGTGCTTCCAGCTTTATTTGACCCTTCAACTTCAACTTGTTCCACTT is drawn from Populus nigra chromosome 5, ddPopNigr1.1, whole genome shotgun sequence and contains these coding sequences:
- the LOC133693626 gene encoding protein PHOSPHATE-INDUCED 1-like — encoded protein: MASFLSSHSLLQLVLLISIIQFSSAARTFSVSDQSQDPLLFQYHNGPLLTGEISINLIWYGKFKPSQRAIVSDFIASVSSRRPTTAQPSVATWWKATEKYYNLVKTKKTSPLLLSVGAQILDESYSLGKSLSSKQIVQLASKGGQKGAINVVLTSSDVAVEGFCSSKCGTHGSSLSAKTINGKRSKFAYIWVGNSETQCPGQCAWPFHQPIYGPQNPPLVAPNNDVGLDGMVINLASLLAGTATNPFENGYFQGPKEAPLEAASACPGVYGKGAYPGYAGDLLVDSTTGASYNAHGVNGRKYVLPALFDPSTSTCSTLI